A genomic region of Gemmata massiliana contains the following coding sequences:
- a CDS encoding TIGR02996 domain-containing protein yields the protein MSSDLQSLLAAIVADPSDDIARFVYADCLQEHGNSARAEFIRLQVEAERHHPHSNTRADLEQRAYTLFAAHWGEWWGEVCTAVGLGAEAKRYSILPGGARIGEPIPSAEWLDILFDEPAESGEKLTLPEITFRRGFPEAVTFFPFAPENTAANSHLAQWHQVSPLVELVAAHGWVEGRQFGWLDGSFQRSVTTLTAEHFGAEMLAPVLRSPNLENVERAIVRFGASPQRARFSELRHVLAASFAPRLKHLVVPFWNDVGAAALGSPDVLPRLESLNVTLNGNSVTALARGTGLARLRHLAIHGWSSSADLNAACREPVWAQLRSLHLGYGRWETSLHALAAADGLRELEECQLAGLTFTPEIVRDLVRAPLLKRVKHFALVDGVYHDGRALLPLVDIVDPARIETFAVRMRYFPERAANALRAKFGDRVRFLSTD from the coding sequence GTGTCGTCCGATCTTCAATCACTCCTGGCCGCGATCGTCGCCGATCCCTCGGACGACATCGCGCGCTTTGTCTACGCGGACTGTTTGCAGGAGCACGGAAACTCGGCCCGTGCAGAGTTCATTCGCCTCCAGGTCGAAGCCGAGCGCCACCACCCTCATTCCAACACGCGAGCCGACCTGGAACAGCGAGCGTATACGCTATTTGCGGCGCATTGGGGCGAGTGGTGGGGTGAAGTGTGTACCGCGGTGGGATTGGGAGCGGAGGCGAAACGTTACTCAATCTTGCCAGGTGGGGCGAGAATCGGTGAACCAATACCATCGGCCGAATGGCTGGACATCCTATTCGATGAACCAGCCGAATCGGGTGAGAAACTCACGCTACCCGAGATCACGTTCCGGCGCGGCTTCCCGGAGGCGGTAACGTTCTTCCCATTCGCGCCTGAAAACACCGCAGCTAATAGCCACCTCGCACAGTGGCACCAAGTTTCACCTCTGGTCGAGTTGGTCGCCGCGCACGGGTGGGTTGAAGGGCGTCAATTTGGTTGGCTCGATGGTTCGTTTCAGCGATCTGTGACTACGCTGACGGCGGAACACTTCGGGGCCGAAATGTTGGCCCCGGTTCTTCGCTCACCCAATTTGGAGAACGTGGAACGTGCGATCGTCCGGTTCGGTGCCTCGCCGCAAAGGGCACGATTCAGCGAATTGCGGCATGTGCTCGCGGCATCCTTTGCTCCGCGACTGAAACACTTAGTGGTGCCCTTTTGGAACGATGTGGGTGCGGCGGCGCTCGGTTCGCCCGACGTGCTTCCGCGGTTAGAGTCTCTCAATGTCACTCTGAACGGCAACAGTGTCACCGCCCTTGCTCGGGGCACGGGCCTCGCGCGCCTGCGCCACCTGGCAATTCACGGTTGGTCATCGAGTGCTGATCTCAACGCCGCGTGCCGTGAGCCGGTTTGGGCGCAACTCCGTTCGCTCCACCTGGGCTACGGGAGATGGGAAACGTCGCTGCACGCACTGGCTGCTGCTGATGGCCTTCGCGAGTTGGAAGAGTGCCAGCTCGCGGGTTTAACGTTCACGCCCGAAATTGTTCGCGATCTGGTTCGGGCGCCGTTGCTGAAACGGGTGAAACATTTTGCGCTCGTCGACGGTGTTTATCACGACGGACGGGCACTTCTGCCGCTTGTCGATATCGTCGATCCGGCGCGAATCGAGACGTTTGCGGTTCGGATGCGGTACTTCCCGGAGCGCGCGGCGAACGCTCTTCGCGCGAAATTCGGTGATCGCGTGCGATTCCTGTCAACTGATTAG
- a CDS encoding zinc-binding dehydrogenase: MATTPEIRAAVFDGPGAPFRVESPSRPTLRSGEALVRVSLCTVCGSDLHTFLGRRKEKTPCVLGHEPVGVVEEVAGDVRDVGGEPVRVGDRVVWAVAVSCGACFFCTRGLPQKCESLRKYGHEAITPQCGPVGGLSTHCHLLQGTAIVKVPADLPDVVAAPAGCATATIAAALRVGGAPNPLTPFPKKEGGTEPNSEDSARLFALSPSPSSGPREALLTRPESKEGGVGEGVFPKPSSVVIFGLGMLGLTACAWADALGMTAIACDVSDGRLSQAARFGARHLAKPDALADLVKSLTQGRGADLALELSGAPDASRTALDVLRVGGTAVWVGAVFPTPPVSIEPETIVRRCLTVTGIHNYAPRDLASAVEFLAANHTRFPFAELVSKSFPLAEVNEAFRFAEAERPVRVAVACD, from the coding sequence ATGGCAACTACTCCTGAGATCCGGGCCGCGGTTTTTGACGGTCCCGGTGCGCCGTTTCGCGTGGAATCGCCGTCGCGCCCGACGTTGCGGTCGGGCGAGGCGCTGGTCCGCGTGTCGCTGTGTACCGTTTGTGGAAGCGATCTACACACGTTCCTCGGGCGCCGGAAAGAGAAGACACCGTGCGTGCTCGGCCACGAACCGGTTGGCGTCGTGGAGGAAGTGGCCGGTGACGTCCGCGACGTAGGCGGCGAGCCGGTCCGCGTGGGTGATCGCGTGGTGTGGGCCGTAGCGGTGTCGTGCGGCGCGTGTTTCTTTTGCACGCGGGGCCTACCCCAAAAGTGCGAATCGCTTCGCAAATACGGGCACGAAGCGATTACCCCACAGTGCGGCCCCGTCGGCGGACTGTCCACGCACTGTCACTTGCTCCAGGGAACTGCAATCGTAAAAGTGCCCGCGGACCTGCCCGATGTGGTCGCGGCGCCCGCCGGATGTGCGACGGCCACGATCGCCGCAGCCTTGCGCGTGGGGGGAGCACCTAACCCCCTAACCCCCTTCCCTAAGAAGGAAGGGGGAACAGAACCAAATTCCGAAGACTCCGCACGGCTTTTTGCTTTAAGCCCCTCTCCGTCCTCCGGCCCGCGAGAAGCTCTGCTGACGAGGCCGGAGAGCAAGGAGGGAGGGGTCGGGGAGGGGGTGTTTCCGAAGCCCTCCTCCGTCGTCATCTTTGGCCTGGGAATGCTCGGGCTAACGGCGTGTGCGTGGGCCGATGCCCTGGGCATGACCGCGATCGCGTGCGACGTGAGCGACGGCCGATTGTCGCAAGCGGCGCGGTTCGGGGCGAGACACCTCGCGAAGCCGGACGCACTCGCGGATCTCGTGAAGTCACTCACGCAGGGGCGCGGGGCCGACCTCGCGCTCGAATTGAGCGGGGCACCTGATGCCTCACGCACGGCGCTTGATGTGCTTCGCGTCGGCGGGACGGCGGTCTGGGTCGGCGCGGTGTTTCCAACCCCACCGGTTTCCATCGAGCCGGAAACAATCGTCCGCCGGTGTCTCACCGTGACCGGCATTCACAACTACGCTCCGCGCGACCTCGCGTCTGCGGTCGAGTTCCTCGCGGCGAACCACACGCGATTCCCGTTCGCGGAACTGGTATCGAAGTCATTTCCCCTGGCCGAAGTGAACGAGGCATTCCGGTTCGCGGAGGCCGAGCGCCCGGTGCGCGTCGCTGTAGCGTGTGACTGA
- a CDS encoding Fur family transcriptional regulator produces the protein MSLPAVEVSQTPESKFREYLASRKTPQRFTDQKRVLVEHIFAQHEHFDAEQLIENLKAAKKRVSRATVYRTLSSLVDAGLLRRIELGSRTVFDHDYGYPAHDHLVCEQCGSMTEFQSEELEALLEKVSAQNQFRAESHTLVVRGVCSACNAARAARHRPVM, from the coding sequence GTGTCACTGCCCGCCGTTGAGGTGTCGCAGACCCCCGAAAGCAAGTTTCGGGAGTACCTGGCGAGCCGGAAAACCCCGCAGCGATTCACCGACCAGAAACGGGTACTGGTCGAGCACATCTTCGCGCAGCACGAACACTTCGACGCCGAGCAGCTCATCGAGAACCTGAAGGCCGCGAAGAAGCGCGTGAGCCGGGCGACCGTGTACCGCACGCTCTCTTCGCTCGTGGACGCGGGCCTCTTGCGCCGGATCGAACTCGGCTCGCGCACCGTGTTCGACCACGACTACGGCTACCCGGCGCACGACCACCTCGTCTGTGAGCAGTGCGGTTCGATGACCGAGTTCCAGAGCGAGGAACTGGAAGCGCTGTTAGAAAAGGTTTCGGCCCAGAACCAGTTCCGGGCGGAGAGTCACACGCTGGTAGTTCGGGGGGTTTGTAGTGCGTGCAATGCGGCACGAGCCGCGCGCCACCGGCCGGTGATGTGA
- a CDS encoding DUF1559 family PulG-like putative transporter — MSSPHKRGFTLIEFLVVVMIIAVLIALLLPAIQKIREAAARMKCQNNLKQIALGFHSHHCSATRFPYGGWHVHPASAPDCADLYAPTHRAREESWSWAYHVLPYIEQDALHKNTDPAFVRSVPVKTYFCPSRRAPVTIDGNAKIDFAANAGSMETGGNGVVMQTPLGAIRLNDITDGTSCTVLVGEKQMNNAAFGVSRDDNESYCTPGWNGDWEVYRWGAAAPAPDFKNPNDTHTASQVFGSAHPSGFNVAFCDGSVRCIRYSVNLTIWTRACVRNDNQSVSPNDL; from the coding sequence ATGTCCTCGCCCCACAAACGCGGGTTCACACTGATCGAGTTCCTCGTCGTCGTGATGATTATTGCGGTCCTGATCGCGCTACTGTTGCCCGCAATTCAGAAGATCCGCGAGGCCGCTGCTCGCATGAAGTGTCAGAACAACCTCAAGCAGATCGCGCTGGGCTTCCACAGTCACCACTGTTCGGCCACTCGGTTCCCCTACGGTGGGTGGCACGTTCATCCCGCTTCTGCACCGGACTGCGCCGACCTGTATGCCCCCACACACCGTGCGCGCGAGGAGAGTTGGAGCTGGGCGTACCATGTGCTGCCGTACATCGAACAGGACGCGCTCCACAAGAACACCGACCCGGCTTTCGTCCGCAGTGTGCCAGTGAAGACGTACTTTTGCCCGTCGCGCCGGGCGCCGGTGACCATTGACGGGAACGCCAAGATTGATTTCGCCGCGAACGCCGGCAGCATGGAAACCGGCGGGAACGGTGTGGTGATGCAGACCCCGCTCGGCGCGATTCGCCTGAACGATATCACCGACGGCACTAGTTGCACGGTGCTGGTCGGCGAGAAGCAGATGAACAACGCGGCGTTCGGGGTAAGTCGAGACGATAACGAATCGTACTGCACGCCCGGTTGGAACGGGGACTGGGAAGTGTACCGGTGGGGTGCGGCCGCGCCCGCGCCGGACTTCAAGAACCCGAACGACACGCACACGGCGTCGCAGGTGTTCGGGTCGGCTCACCCAAGCGGCTTCAACGTCGCGTTCTGTGATGGGTCCGTGCGGTGCATTCGCTACAGCGTGAATCTCACGATCTGGACCCGCGCGTGCGTTCGGAACGACAATCAGTCCGTGAGCCCGAACGACCTGTGA
- the nfi gene encoding deoxyribonuclease V (cleaves DNA at apurinic or apyrimidinic sites), with translation MQFPSLHEWPTTEEAAVALQNELAARVDTSVPVGAIELVAGCDIAYHLTEPRLFAAVVVLNVADLSVVEERTVTREVTFPYVPGLLSFREIPALLTAFSELLRAPDAVMLDGQGIAHPRRFGLACHLGLWLDLPCVGCAKSWLVGDHTEPGPNAGDATPLSLNGETVGAVVRSATGVKPVYVSPGHKIDVDSATQLVRATLSGYRHPAPTRAAHMAANRLRMEFGT, from the coding sequence ATGCAATTTCCCTCTTTGCACGAGTGGCCGACAACAGAAGAAGCCGCCGTTGCGCTCCAAAACGAACTCGCTGCCCGCGTGGACACGTCCGTGCCGGTCGGTGCTATTGAATTGGTCGCCGGGTGCGACATCGCCTACCATCTAACAGAGCCAAGATTGTTCGCCGCGGTCGTGGTGCTGAACGTGGCCGACCTGTCCGTGGTCGAAGAGCGCACGGTGACGCGCGAGGTGACTTTCCCGTATGTTCCGGGGTTGTTGTCGTTTCGCGAAATTCCTGCGCTGCTCACCGCGTTCAGCGAATTGCTCCGCGCGCCTGACGCGGTTATGCTCGACGGACAGGGGATCGCGCACCCGCGCCGGTTCGGTCTGGCCTGCCACCTCGGATTGTGGCTCGACCTACCGTGTGTGGGGTGCGCGAAGAGCTGGCTCGTGGGCGATCACACCGAGCCCGGCCCGAACGCGGGCGACGCGACGCCCCTGTCGCTCAACGGTGAGACAGTTGGTGCGGTGGTGCGCTCGGCGACCGGGGTGAAGCCGGTGTACGTGTCGCCGGGGCACAAGATCGACGTGGACTCCGCAACCCAGTTGGTCCGGGCAACGCTGAGTGGCTACCGACACCCCGCACCGACCCGAGCGGCACACATGGCCGCGAACCGATTGCGAATGGAATTTGGGACTTAG
- a CDS encoding ankyrin repeat domain-containing protein — translation MPRSLPAPTAVERIEVFTHWMGFSSPTVAAKLVIARHNDRFTRERALAEPVSDLPTALISRFLTALQRPTVPELTPELFDVPEQVIREHYGSIWTNDDPSVLVRVTFTDSRQIEIRSTVQHAFMLPLRVVTEAGTSETFDPELSRAIAELLPDEFPEKKRLSGSSGMLQHDIARYWEEQAAPKIEPEEEPVPEEPRTAATLEELDQMFHRIFSREESPEERTKAEQSGRTSERLLKRISLDDVRALIAAGADVNVADDVGQTALMHAAFPPFDQLRFRLLVEAGADVEARRDGATGLHLACSGGEFKAATEWVRAGADVHATTPEGATPLMLAAGWPDIVELLLRRGADVRATDADGHSALVYAILRQRFISAKEQLRSVRLLLAAGADINQPDREGVTPLDHAQRVLDRALLEAEVRRALYPSANLPSYEGWSDRKLAEEVLRLLRVNRAD, via the coding sequence ATGCCCCGGTCGCTTCCCGCCCCGACCGCCGTCGAGCGGATCGAAGTGTTTACGCATTGGATGGGGTTTTCGAGTCCAACGGTCGCCGCCAAACTGGTTATCGCGCGGCACAACGATCGATTCACGCGCGAACGCGCACTCGCCGAGCCTGTGAGTGACCTCCCGACCGCGCTGATCTCGCGTTTTCTAACCGCCCTTCAGCGCCCGACGGTTCCCGAATTAACTCCCGAATTGTTCGATGTGCCGGAACAGGTCATCCGGGAGCACTACGGGTCCATTTGGACGAACGACGATCCCTCGGTTCTCGTTCGGGTGACTTTTACTGACAGCCGCCAAATCGAAATTCGCTCGACCGTTCAGCACGCCTTTATGCTGCCACTGCGGGTGGTGACAGAGGCCGGAACGAGTGAGACGTTCGACCCCGAATTGAGCCGCGCAATTGCGGAACTGCTGCCGGACGAGTTCCCGGAGAAGAAGCGATTGTCCGGGAGTTCGGGGATGCTCCAACACGACATCGCGCGCTACTGGGAAGAACAAGCAGCGCCCAAAATCGAACCCGAAGAGGAACCGGTCCCCGAGGAGCCGCGCACCGCGGCCACCCTCGAAGAACTGGACCAGATGTTCCACCGCATCTTTTCGCGCGAAGAGTCACCCGAAGAGCGGACCAAAGCCGAACAGAGCGGGCGCACATCGGAGCGCTTGTTGAAACGCATCTCGTTGGACGACGTGCGCGCGCTGATCGCGGCCGGGGCCGACGTCAATGTCGCCGACGACGTCGGACAGACCGCACTGATGCACGCGGCGTTTCCGCCGTTCGATCAGCTTCGGTTCCGGCTCCTGGTGGAGGCCGGGGCGGACGTCGAGGCGCGTCGCGACGGTGCAACGGGTTTGCATCTCGCCTGCTCGGGTGGCGAGTTCAAAGCGGCAACCGAGTGGGTGCGGGCCGGTGCCGATGTTCACGCCACGACGCCAGAAGGAGCCACGCCGCTGATGCTCGCTGCGGGTTGGCCGGACATCGTTGAACTGCTGTTGCGGCGCGGTGCGGATGTTCGCGCGACCGACGCGGACGGGCACTCGGCGCTGGTGTACGCGATCCTCAGACAGAGGTTCATTAGCGCAAAAGAACAACTACGTTCCGTTCGCCTGTTACTCGCGGCCGGGGCCGACATTAATCAACCTGATCGCGAGGGCGTTACCCCGCTCGATCACGCTCAGCGGGTTCTTGACCGCGCTTTACTCGAAGCCGAGGTGCGCCGGGCACTTTACCCCAGCGCTAATTTGCCGTCATACGAGGGCTGGAGTGATCGAAAATTGGCTGAAGAGGTGCTCCGGTTGCTTCGAGTAAACAGGGCCGATTAA
- a CDS encoding flagellar biosynthesis anti-sigma factor FlgM, giving the protein MRETSPRGWHRWRVAVVKFAPLGSPFDRMMRRSSAPVAAPEPVRNPEPKSPDGIRHELVARVRQQIADGTYDTEEKWLLAEEALIRRIADRA; this is encoded by the coding sequence ATGCGCGAGACCTCACCACGTGGCTGGCACCGCTGGCGCGTCGCCGTCGTCAAGTTCGCACCGCTGGGTTCGCCCTTCGATCGAATGATGCGCCGATCCAGCGCACCAGTCGCGGCCCCCGAACCGGTCCGGAACCCGGAACCAAAATCACCGGACGGTATCCGTCACGAACTCGTGGCCCGCGTGCGCCAGCAAATTGCGGATGGCACCTACGACACCGAGGAAAAGTGGCTCCTCGCGGAAGAGGCGCTGATCCGTCGGATCGCGGACCGGGCGTAA
- a CDS encoding MFS transporter: protein MPDEIARLRRWQAVTVVTLFTGYAGYYVCRSNLSVASPLLLKEYGPDGLTKAHIGDIASVGVLFYAIGKALNGVLAEYLGGRRIFLLGMFTSVACTVLFALAPRSTGALGGLASSFGLPVAVMLPFLVVWAANRFVQSMGWGGLVQITSRWFTANRMATVMGVLTMSYLLGDALARLYLGGVVSTGVGWQGVFFAAAAMLGAIGCVSFFTLKNRPSIVGLPEPPPPPGNVYGADAGYGKISLWGLLGPLFSSFTFWLVCLMNVGLTLIRETFNLWNPTYLNEVVKLDAWAAGVASLVFPLVGAVAALFAGWLVDRLNGRYGLVVVSSLVGLVVTLGLFAWAPLEGRTWAALALIGAVALFLLAPYTFCSGVLAVKLGGQRGGSTAAGIIDTAGYLGATLAGSGVGRISQHYGWGTAFGALAGVAALTMLVATVFALRSSPDAPPAEPEGDGNYS, encoded by the coding sequence GTGCCCGACGAAATTGCCCGGCTCCGCCGCTGGCAGGCCGTTACGGTCGTCACGCTGTTCACCGGCTACGCGGGCTATTACGTGTGCCGGTCGAACCTGTCGGTTGCATCCCCGCTGTTGCTCAAAGAGTACGGCCCGGACGGGCTCACGAAAGCGCACATCGGCGACATCGCGTCCGTGGGCGTGCTGTTCTACGCGATCGGCAAAGCGCTCAACGGGGTTCTCGCCGAGTACCTCGGGGGCCGGCGCATCTTCTTACTCGGCATGTTCACGTCGGTCGCGTGTACGGTCCTGTTCGCGCTCGCACCCCGCAGCACGGGCGCCCTCGGTGGGTTGGCGAGCAGTTTCGGGCTCCCGGTCGCGGTGATGCTACCGTTCTTAGTCGTGTGGGCCGCGAACCGGTTCGTGCAGTCGATGGGGTGGGGCGGGCTGGTACAGATCACGTCGCGCTGGTTCACCGCGAACCGCATGGCGACCGTGATGGGCGTGCTGACGATGAGTTACCTGCTCGGTGACGCACTCGCGCGCCTGTACCTCGGTGGGGTCGTGAGTACCGGGGTCGGCTGGCAGGGGGTGTTCTTCGCGGCCGCGGCGATGCTCGGTGCGATCGGCTGCGTGAGCTTTTTCACGCTGAAGAACCGTCCCTCGATCGTCGGGCTACCGGAACCGCCCCCGCCGCCGGGCAACGTCTACGGTGCCGACGCCGGGTACGGGAAGATTTCGCTGTGGGGGCTGCTCGGGCCGCTGTTTTCGAGCTTCACGTTCTGGCTCGTGTGCCTGATGAACGTGGGGCTGACGCTCATCCGCGAAACGTTCAACTTGTGGAACCCGACGTACCTCAACGAAGTGGTGAAACTGGACGCTTGGGCGGCGGGGGTGGCGAGCCTCGTGTTCCCGCTCGTCGGTGCAGTGGCCGCGCTGTTCGCGGGGTGGCTCGTGGACCGGCTTAACGGGCGCTACGGTCTGGTCGTCGTGTCGTCACTCGTTGGGCTGGTCGTCACCCTCGGTCTATTTGCGTGGGCACCGCTGGAGGGCCGGACCTGGGCGGCGCTCGCTCTCATCGGCGCGGTGGCACTGTTCCTGCTCGCACCATACACGTTCTGTTCCGGCGTGCTTGCGGTGAAACTCGGCGGGCAGCGCGGCGGATCGACCGCGGCTGGGATTATTGACACGGCCGGCTACCTCGGGGCGACGCTCGCCGGGTCCGGCGTCGGCCGTATTTCCCAACACTACGGCTGGGGTACGGCGTTCGGCGCGCTCGCGGGCGTGGCCGCGCTGACGATGCTCGTCGCCACGGTGTTCGCTCTCCGCAGTTCGCCCGACGCACCTCCTGCAGAACCTGAAGGCGATGGCAACTACTCCTGA